In Listeria cossartiae subsp. cossartiae, the following proteins share a genomic window:
- the phoU gene encoding phosphate signaling complex protein PhoU produces the protein MVVRKIFTEQLNDLHQHLMEMGMLANEAIFKAVKSLVHRDTELAKQVVAEDKAINNMELSLEQRSFELIALQQPVGMDLRKIVTVLKTSSDLERIGDHAVSIAKTAILIGESKVLKPIPEIPEMGEIVKSMLQDVLKAYLAEDDVAAREIAMRDNEVDKLHKIVYQKCIHFMQEEPEHIEDVSQLLLVSQYIERIGDYVTNVCEWIVYLKSGEIEDLNR, from the coding sequence ATGGTAGTCAGAAAAATTTTTACGGAACAGTTAAACGACTTGCACCAACATCTAATGGAAATGGGAATGCTTGCGAACGAAGCAATTTTTAAAGCAGTGAAGTCGCTTGTGCACCGCGATACGGAACTTGCGAAACAAGTAGTCGCAGAAGATAAAGCAATCAATAACATGGAACTTTCACTGGAACAACGCTCTTTTGAATTAATCGCTTTGCAACAACCAGTTGGCATGGATTTACGAAAAATTGTTACTGTGCTGAAAACAAGTTCTGATTTAGAACGGATTGGCGACCACGCAGTAAGTATTGCCAAAACAGCTATTTTAATTGGCGAAAGTAAAGTTTTAAAGCCCATTCCGGAAATCCCCGAAATGGGCGAAATCGTAAAATCAATGTTACAAGATGTGTTAAAAGCATATCTTGCAGAGGATGACGTTGCTGCTCGAGAAATTGCAATGCGTGATAATGAGGTTGATAAGCTACACAAAATCGTTTATCAAAAATGTATTCATTTCATGCAAGAAGAACCAGAACATATTGAAGATGTTTCGCAATTGTTATTAGTTTCTCAATATATCGAACGCATTGGTGATTATGTAACGAATGTGTGCGAATGGATTGTTTACTTGAAGAGTGGCGAAATTGAAGATTTAAATAGATAA
- the pstB gene encoding phosphate ABC transporter ATP-binding protein PstB — MTTETAEKVEYIIETKDVDLFYGSKQALQKIALNIKKNQVTALIGPSGCGKSTFLRTLNRMNDLIPNVKTTGEIHIGGENVQDPKIDMVNLRKKVGMVFQQANPFPFSIYDNVAYGPRMHGVKDKKVLDEIVERSLRQAALWEEVHDRLDRSAIGMSGGQQQRLCIARVLAVKPDVILMDEPTSALDPISTAKVEDLILELKKDYTIVIVTHNMQQASRISDETAFFLNGRIVEFADTTSIFTNPAEKETEDYISGRFG; from the coding sequence ATGACAACCGAAACTGCTGAAAAAGTAGAATATATCATTGAAACAAAAGATGTAGATTTATTTTATGGTTCCAAACAAGCACTACAAAAAATCGCGTTAAATATTAAGAAGAATCAAGTGACTGCCTTAATTGGTCCATCGGGTTGTGGGAAATCTACTTTCCTTAGAACGCTTAACCGAATGAATGATTTAATTCCCAATGTGAAAACAACTGGTGAAATCCATATTGGTGGCGAAAATGTCCAAGATCCTAAAATCGATATGGTTAATTTACGAAAAAAAGTGGGTATGGTTTTCCAACAAGCCAACCCGTTCCCATTTTCGATTTATGATAATGTCGCTTATGGACCGCGGATGCACGGTGTGAAAGATAAAAAAGTGCTTGATGAGATAGTAGAAAGAAGTTTGCGTCAGGCGGCTCTTTGGGAAGAAGTACATGATAGGCTGGATCGTTCGGCGATTGGAATGTCAGGTGGACAACAGCAGCGACTATGTATCGCGCGCGTGCTTGCCGTTAAACCGGATGTCATCTTGATGGATGAGCCAACTTCGGCACTAGATCCCATTTCGACAGCGAAAGTGGAAGACTTGATTTTAGAACTAAAGAAAGATTATACCATTGTAATTGTGACGCATAATATGCAACAAGCTTCCCGAATTTCCGATGAAACGGCCTTTTTCCTCAACGGTCGCATCGTGGAATTTGCGGATACAACAAGTATTTTTACTAACCCAGCAGAAAAAGAAACCGAAGACTATATTTCAGGACGATTTGGATAA
- the pstB gene encoding phosphate ABC transporter ATP-binding protein PstB, giving the protein MLTKKPEINTILQATPDPHSLPAAMATEDLHVYYGDNHAIKGVDLTFPENKVTALIGPSGCGKSTYLRALNRMNDEIDGCRMEGQILYDGININRKEVDLYNVRKEIGMVFQKPNPFTKSIYENVAFGLKRHGMKNKKEIMERVEKSLRRAALWDEVKDDLGKSALSLSGGQQQRLCIARAVAMQPKVLLLDEPASALDPISTSKIEDLINELKNKYTIIIVTHNMQQAARVSDYTSFFYLGEVVEFSGTSELFTNPQQKQTEDYISGNFG; this is encoded by the coding sequence ATGTTAACAAAGAAACCTGAAATCAATACAATTTTACAAGCAACACCAGATCCTCATTCACTTCCTGCTGCAATGGCGACCGAGGATTTGCACGTATATTACGGGGATAATCACGCAATCAAAGGTGTTGATTTAACTTTCCCGGAAAATAAAGTGACAGCTCTGATTGGGCCATCTGGTTGCGGGAAATCTACTTATTTAAGAGCCTTAAATCGCATGAATGATGAAATTGACGGTTGCCGTATGGAAGGCCAAATTTTATACGATGGCATTAATATTAACCGTAAAGAAGTCGATTTGTACAACGTTCGTAAAGAAATCGGGATGGTATTCCAAAAACCAAACCCATTTACCAAATCCATTTATGAAAATGTTGCTTTTGGACTCAAACGTCATGGCATGAAAAATAAAAAAGAAATTATGGAGCGCGTGGAGAAAAGTTTGCGTCGTGCAGCTCTGTGGGACGAAGTAAAGGACGATTTAGGAAAAAGTGCGCTATCGCTTTCCGGTGGGCAGCAACAACGACTTTGTATCGCTAGAGCTGTTGCCATGCAGCCGAAAGTGTTACTGCTTGATGAACCAGCATCTGCACTTGATCCGATTTCAACAAGTAAAATTGAAGATTTAATCAATGAACTGAAAAATAAATATACAATCATTATCGTAACGCATAATATGCAACAAGCAGCGCGGGTTTCTGACTACACTTCTTTCTTCTATTTAGGCGAAGTCGTGGAATTCTCAGGAACATCCGAACTTTTCACGAATCCTCAACAAAAACAAACCGAAGACTATATTTCTGGTAACTTTGGCTAG
- the pstA gene encoding phosphate ABC transporter permease PstA, with the protein MNVKTKDKIATGVFYAIAVLIVVILAGLLGYILVKGVPQLSWKFLTTPPQSFQAGGGIGPEIWNSFYMLIITMIISVPISLGAGIYMAEYARKNWITDLIRTTIEVLSSLPSIVVGLFGFLVFVIQMGWSFSVISGALTLTIFNLPLLIRVVEEALNAIPNTQREAGLALGLSRWETITRVLVPAALPAIITGVILAAGRVFGEAAALIFTAGQSTPILDFTDWNPMNPASPLNIFRPAETLAVHIWKINGEGIMPDAQAVSDGASAVLILSVLLFNVLARLLGKFVYKRMTSS; encoded by the coding sequence ATGAATGTAAAAACAAAAGATAAAATCGCAACAGGCGTATTTTATGCTATTGCCGTATTAATTGTTGTTATCTTAGCTGGTTTATTAGGCTATATTTTAGTAAAAGGTGTTCCGCAACTTAGCTGGAAGTTTTTGACGACCCCACCACAGTCGTTCCAAGCTGGCGGTGGCATCGGCCCAGAAATCTGGAATTCATTTTATATGCTCATTATTACTATGATTATTTCTGTCCCTATCTCGCTCGGAGCGGGAATTTATATGGCAGAATATGCGCGTAAAAATTGGATTACAGATTTAATTCGCACAACGATTGAAGTGCTTTCCTCACTTCCATCTATCGTTGTTGGGCTATTCGGTTTCCTTGTTTTTGTTATCCAAATGGGGTGGAGCTTCTCGGTTATTTCCGGGGCGCTTACACTAACGATTTTCAATTTACCACTATTAATTCGTGTTGTCGAAGAAGCACTTAATGCGATTCCAAACACGCAACGTGAGGCCGGGCTTGCGCTAGGTTTATCCAGATGGGAAACGATTACGCGAGTACTTGTTCCAGCCGCACTACCAGCAATTATTACAGGGGTTATTTTAGCAGCAGGACGGGTATTTGGTGAAGCAGCCGCGCTTATTTTCACAGCAGGGCAGAGTACGCCAATCCTTGATTTTACTGACTGGAACCCAATGAACCCAGCATCACCACTAAATATTTTCCGCCCAGCAGAAACGCTAGCTGTTCATATTTGGAAAATTAATGGGGAAGGAATTATGCCGGATGCGCAAGCTGTTTCGGACGGAGCCTCTGCTGTATTAATTCTTTCGGTATTACTTTTCAACGTCCTAGCTCGTTTGCTTGGAAAATTTGTTTATAAACGCATGACCTCGTCGTAA
- the pstC gene encoding phosphate ABC transporter permease subunit PstC, producing the protein MEAIKEKKLTQTSKKAHLETRGKIITFICISIMVIAAASILFFVISKGLATFTVNKVSFVDFITGTDWNPSQKDANGNPLVGALPMIIGSFAVTLFAACIAGPLAIGAAIFMVEISPKFGKKVLQPVMELLVGIPSVVYGFIGLSVVVPFIRDHISGSGFGIAAATVVLTVMILPTVTSLSVDAIKSVPRHYREASLALGATRFQTIWKVVLRSSRSGILTAIVFGMARAFGEALAVQMVIGNSAVIPTSLFEPASTLTSILTMGMGNTVMGTLDNNILWSLAMVLLAMSLFFIIVIRFIGRRRKVK; encoded by the coding sequence TTGGAAGCGATAAAAGAAAAGAAGCTTACACAAACTTCTAAAAAGGCGCATCTCGAAACTAGAGGCAAAATTATTACATTCATTTGTATTTCCATCATGGTTATTGCCGCAGCGTCTATTTTATTTTTTGTTATATCAAAAGGTTTAGCTACATTTACGGTCAATAAAGTGTCTTTTGTTGATTTTATAACTGGAACAGACTGGAATCCTTCGCAAAAAGATGCAAATGGTAATCCATTAGTTGGCGCTTTGCCGATGATTATTGGTTCCTTTGCAGTAACCCTTTTTGCGGCTTGTATTGCCGGACCACTTGCAATTGGTGCCGCAATTTTCATGGTGGAAATTTCACCTAAGTTTGGGAAAAAAGTTTTACAACCAGTTATGGAACTTTTAGTTGGTATTCCATCTGTTGTTTATGGATTCATTGGACTAAGTGTAGTCGTTCCGTTTATTCGTGACCATATTTCGGGAAGCGGGTTTGGTATTGCAGCGGCGACAGTTGTTTTGACGGTCATGATTTTGCCGACTGTTACTTCACTCAGCGTAGATGCGATTAAATCTGTGCCACGTCATTACCGCGAAGCTTCTTTGGCGCTTGGAGCAACACGTTTCCAAACGATTTGGAAAGTCGTGCTTCGTAGTTCGCGCTCTGGGATTTTGACAGCGATTGTTTTTGGGATGGCTCGTGCATTCGGTGAAGCCCTTGCTGTACAAATGGTTATCGGGAACTCGGCTGTTATTCCAACATCATTATTTGAGCCAGCTTCCACATTAACTAGTATTTTAACAATGGGTATGGGAAATACAGTTATGGGCACGCTTGATAATAATATCCTTTGGTCACTTGCAATGGTGCTACTAGCAATGTCACTATTCTTCATCATTGTGATCCGCTTCATCGGACGTAGGAGGAAAGTCAAATGA
- a CDS encoding phosphate ABC transporter substrate-binding protein: protein MKKKYLGIVAMLAAVMLVFAACGSDSSSSDKANGSTKGDKEVSGSLTAVGSTALQPLVEAASKEFTNTNPKAQINVQGGGSGTGLTQVQQGAVEIGNSDVFAEEKDGVDASKLVDHRVAVVGMAPVVNKDVGVKNITKQQLIDIFTGKTTNWKDVGGKDEKITIINRAEGSGTRATFEKWGLDGKTPIKAQEQDSSGTVRKIVSETPGAISYLAFSYIDASVVGLSLDGVEPTEDKVATNDWKIWSYEHMYTNGEPKGLTKTFLKYMTSDEVQNNIVPQLGYQSIKSMKVERDASGKLTDVK from the coding sequence ATGAAAAAGAAGTATTTGGGAATAGTAGCAATGTTAGCAGCAGTAATGCTTGTCTTCGCAGCATGTGGAAGTGACAGCAGTTCATCAGATAAAGCAAACGGATCAACAAAAGGGGATAAAGAAGTTTCTGGCTCATTAACAGCAGTCGGATCCACTGCACTTCAACCACTCGTTGAAGCAGCTTCCAAAGAATTTACAAACACGAACCCTAAAGCACAAATTAATGTGCAAGGCGGCGGCTCTGGAACTGGTTTAACACAAGTACAACAAGGCGCAGTAGAAATTGGTAACTCGGACGTATTCGCTGAAGAAAAAGACGGCGTAGATGCTTCGAAACTAGTTGATCACCGTGTAGCAGTTGTCGGAATGGCTCCAGTAGTAAATAAAGATGTAGGCGTTAAAAACATCACTAAACAACAATTAATCGATATCTTCACTGGTAAAACAACTAACTGGAAAGACGTTGGTGGTAAAGACGAGAAAATTACAATCATCAACCGTGCAGAAGGAAGCGGAACACGTGCTACTTTCGAAAAATGGGGACTTGATGGTAAAACACCAATTAAAGCACAAGAACAAGATTCATCTGGTACAGTTCGTAAAATCGTAAGCGAAACTCCAGGAGCAATCAGCTACCTAGCATTCTCTTACATTGACGCTTCTGTCGTTGGTCTTTCACTAGACGGCGTTGAACCAACAGAAGATAAAGTAGCAACAAACGACTGGAAAATCTGGTCTTATGAACATATGTATACTAATGGCGAACCAAAAGGTCTAACAAAAACTTTCTTAAAATATATGACTTCTGATGAAGTACAAAACAATATCGTACCACAACTTGGTTACCAATCAATCAAATCCATGAAAGTGGAACGCGATGCATCTGGTAAACTAACTGACGTAAAATAA
- the pnpS gene encoding two-component system histidine kinase PnpS encodes MKKLWLKIGLSFIILFFVVMVIVGVFSGELMKSTYLNMKESQLEDDAKILLQTTNIENLDLDKDADAIQKSLDPLGDEIDARITVIDSEGDVVADTKKDPDNLDNHMDRPEVADILEEGKSVGISIRESDSLGYSMLYVAVPVKHQDKTDGVLRISISLESVDAAVAKLWGNLALIFGIALVIIAAISVFIARKITRPVREIIEVSTDLANHKYDSRIHGKVSGELQDLSISVNTLAESLETQMFEIKQNEQRLNAIVQNLVSGVMLINIDKQVIMTNRTMYQILGETEITGKPFYEVIKSFALSQLIEATFETKTIQQKEIILYFPREMILDASVSPILAENGEITGIILLLHDITQIRHLENVRSEFVTNVSHELKTPVTALKGFAETLLDGAMYDEMLLKKFLTIIKEESDRLHRLIMDILALSRIEQNPVPENIELVDMDDVIEQSARTIFEMATEKHIQVIIPEKTTTSVMIETDRDKLQQILINLLSNAINYTPVDGKVEVKLIEQEAEVIIEVTDNGIGIPAKDIDRVFERFYRVDKARSRHSGGTGLGLSIVKHLVENCGGRIEVESQEEVGSTFRVTLPKKA; translated from the coding sequence ATGAAGAAATTATGGCTGAAAATCGGATTATCCTTTATTATCTTATTTTTCGTTGTGATGGTAATCGTTGGTGTTTTTTCCGGGGAACTAATGAAATCAACCTATTTAAATATGAAAGAAAGTCAATTAGAAGATGACGCGAAAATCTTACTTCAAACAACCAATATTGAAAACCTAGACCTAGATAAAGATGCCGATGCTATTCAAAAGAGTCTTGATCCACTTGGAGATGAAATTGATGCACGCATTACGGTGATTGATAGCGAGGGTGATGTGGTAGCTGACACGAAAAAGGACCCGGATAACCTGGACAACCACATGGATCGTCCTGAAGTGGCAGATATCTTGGAAGAAGGGAAAAGCGTTGGTATTTCTATCCGTGAGAGTGATTCACTTGGTTACAGCATGCTCTATGTCGCCGTGCCAGTTAAACACCAAGATAAAACAGATGGTGTGCTAAGAATTTCGATTTCACTCGAATCTGTAGACGCGGCCGTTGCCAAGCTTTGGGGAAACCTAGCGCTAATTTTTGGTATTGCCCTTGTGATTATCGCGGCAATCAGCGTGTTCATCGCTAGAAAAATCACTAGACCGGTTCGCGAAATCATCGAAGTTTCAACGGACTTGGCTAATCATAAATACGATAGCCGCATTCACGGCAAAGTCAGCGGCGAACTTCAAGACCTTTCCATCAGTGTAAATACATTGGCGGAAAGCTTAGAAACGCAAATGTTTGAAATTAAGCAAAATGAACAACGACTCAATGCAATCGTCCAAAACTTAGTCAGCGGCGTCATGCTTATCAATATCGACAAGCAAGTAATCATGACTAACCGGACGATGTATCAAATTTTAGGAGAAACAGAAATTACTGGCAAGCCATTTTATGAAGTTATTAAAAGTTTCGCGCTTAGCCAGTTAATTGAAGCAACTTTTGAAACAAAAACGATTCAACAAAAAGAAATTATTCTTTATTTCCCACGTGAAATGATTTTAGATGCAAGTGTTTCACCAATTTTAGCTGAGAATGGAGAAATTACCGGGATTATCTTACTTTTGCATGATATTACCCAGATTCGTCATTTAGAAAATGTTCGCTCTGAATTCGTAACAAACGTGTCGCACGAACTAAAAACACCAGTAACCGCACTAAAAGGCTTCGCGGAAACATTGCTTGATGGCGCGATGTACGACGAAATGTTACTCAAAAAATTCTTAACGATTATTAAAGAAGAAAGTGACCGGTTGCATCGTTTAATTATGGATATCCTCGCGCTTTCCAGAATTGAACAAAATCCGGTCCCAGAAAATATCGAGCTAGTTGATATGGATGACGTTATCGAACAATCAGCCCGCACTATTTTCGAAATGGCGACCGAAAAACATATCCAAGTTATCATCCCAGAAAAAACAACCACATCCGTTATGATTGAAACTGATCGTGATAAATTACAACAAATTTTAATTAACCTGCTTTCTAACGCAATAAACTACACACCAGTAGATGGAAAAGTAGAAGTTAAATTAATCGAGCAAGAAGCCGAAGTTATAATAGAAGTAACTGATAACGGAATTGGCATCCCAGCTAAAGATATTGACCGTGTGTTTGAACGTTTTTACCGAGTGGATAAAGCGCGTAGCAGACACTCAGGCGGCACCGGCCTTGGACTTTCCATCGTTAAACATCTCGTCGAAAATTGCGGCGGACGAATCGAAGTGGAAAGCCAAGAAGAAGTTGGCTCGACATTCCGCGTCACTTTACCAAAAAAAGCCTAA
- a CDS encoding response regulator transcription factor, with amino-acid sequence MVKILVVDDEASIVTLLQFNIEKAGFDVVTAEDGRTGYELALSEKPDLIVLDLMLPEMDGIEVTKKLRQDKVNVPILMLTAKDEELDKIIGLELGADDYMTKPFSPREVVARIKAILRRTEGKAEIIEELTEDAEATILIGDLKILPDSYEVYLQDDLLDLTPKEFELLLFLANHRGKVFSRDQLLDTVWNYDYVGETRIVDVHVSHLRDKIEIDTKQPKYIKTIRGFGYKMENVK; translated from the coding sequence TTGGTAAAAATTCTTGTAGTTGATGATGAGGCTTCTATTGTTACCTTGCTGCAATTTAATATTGAAAAAGCTGGATTTGATGTAGTGACAGCGGAGGACGGCAGAACTGGATATGAACTTGCTCTCTCTGAAAAACCAGATTTAATTGTGCTTGATTTAATGCTTCCTGAAATGGACGGAATCGAAGTAACGAAAAAACTTCGTCAAGATAAAGTAAACGTGCCAATTTTAATGTTAACAGCTAAAGATGAAGAGTTAGACAAAATTATCGGGCTTGAACTTGGGGCAGATGATTATATGACAAAACCATTTAGCCCAAGAGAAGTAGTCGCGCGAATTAAAGCAATTTTGCGCCGAACAGAAGGAAAAGCAGAAATCATCGAAGAACTAACAGAGGACGCGGAAGCAACAATACTAATTGGCGATTTGAAAATTTTGCCAGATAGTTATGAAGTGTATTTGCAAGACGATTTGCTGGATTTAACACCGAAAGAATTCGAGTTATTATTATTCCTTGCGAACCACCGCGGCAAAGTTTTTTCAAGAGATCAATTGCTGGATACTGTTTGGAATTATGACTACGTTGGCGAAACCCGAATTGTAGACGTTCATGTCAGCCATTTACGCGATAAAATCGAAATAGATACCAAGCAACCGAAATACATCAAAACCATTCGCGGCTTTGGTTATAAAATGGAGAACGTAAAATAA
- a CDS encoding S1C family serine protease — protein MNVFVEILNGIGRLLLQPALYVGILLVIMAGFNRVKWERKSFSISIYSPWLELKNFFGLSLLFGLAISVVTALIGFGVMIEWVAIFNAVACFLLIVGMFRLSSTAFTIGITSLIFYFCYYFDIDLAPFKNVALTYDSLYIDNFMVSMTFLLAILLFIEAFLIQYTSAKNPSPSLRKSKRGKLVGSYQLRKLWFVPIVMFIPGDVFTKIFEWWPVFAIGSQSYSLIILPLFIGFQQQVQGQFPEEASRKTAIQVTTLATIIAVAGLVGIVMPVLTLFAFMFAVIGRFWISYSQYRAEKLLPKKFGPQPDGLVILGARAATPSARLNLKAGEKITEVNGQPVHTREELYEALNLNRAFCKLKVIDNDGEPRFEQTALYQNESFELGLLLVEPR, from the coding sequence ATGAATGTTTTTGTTGAAATACTAAATGGAATAGGTAGACTGCTTCTACAACCAGCATTATATGTAGGAATTCTTTTAGTTATAATGGCTGGTTTCAACCGCGTAAAGTGGGAACGAAAGTCATTTAGTATCAGTATATACTCACCTTGGTTAGAATTGAAAAATTTCTTCGGACTAAGTTTGTTATTTGGATTGGCTATTTCGGTCGTTACAGCGCTAATCGGTTTTGGTGTCATGATCGAATGGGTTGCCATTTTTAATGCAGTAGCATGTTTCTTATTGATTGTTGGGATGTTCCGATTAAGTTCGACTGCTTTTACAATCGGAATTACGAGTTTGATCTTTTATTTCTGCTATTATTTTGATATTGATTTAGCGCCATTTAAAAATGTGGCTTTAACGTATGATTCGCTTTATATTGATAATTTTATGGTTTCGATGACATTTTTACTTGCGATATTATTATTTATAGAAGCTTTCTTAATTCAATATACAAGTGCAAAAAATCCGTCACCATCCTTACGAAAAAGTAAACGTGGCAAATTAGTAGGTTCTTATCAGTTAAGAAAATTATGGTTTGTGCCGATCGTCATGTTTATCCCAGGAGATGTATTCACGAAAATTTTCGAATGGTGGCCAGTTTTTGCGATTGGTTCTCAGTCGTATTCCCTAATTATTTTACCGCTGTTTATCGGTTTCCAACAACAAGTACAAGGACAATTTCCAGAAGAAGCTAGTCGGAAAACCGCTATTCAAGTTACAACACTTGCAACAATCATTGCGGTAGCTGGTTTAGTTGGAATTGTCATGCCAGTACTTACATTATTTGCCTTTATGTTCGCTGTTATTGGCCGTTTCTGGATTTCCTACAGCCAATATCGCGCAGAAAAATTATTGCCGAAAAAATTTGGACCGCAGCCGGATGGACTTGTCATTCTAGGTGCGCGCGCGGCAACGCCTTCTGCACGCTTAAACTTAAAAGCTGGCGAAAAAATTACAGAAGTGAACGGTCAACCAGTTCATACGCGCGAAGAATTATACGAAGCGCTTAACTTAAACCGTGCATTTTGTAAGCTAAAAGTAATCGATAATGACGGCGAACCACGTTTTGAACAAACAGCACTTTATCAGAATGAATCATTTGAACTTGGTTTGTTGTTAGTTGAACCAAGATAA
- the cls gene encoding cardiolipin synthase, with protein sequence MGLLAYLLVILLILNVFFAAVTVFLERRDTSATWAWLLVLTFVPIFGFIIYLIFGRKLSGKKIFDWKGQEKIGIQESTANQIEMIRQKEFPFSDPNVKKHRDLIYLLLVNDGAILTQDNEVELFVDGHEKFDALIADIEKAKDHIHLIYYIFHSDELGNRLMRVLERKAAEGLNVKIIYDAMGSRTTKKSFFRTFEKNGGLVRPFFPSKLPLINFRLNYRNHRKLAIIDGDVGYIGGFNIGDEYLGASKKFGYWRDTHLRVHGKAVYAMQTRFIMDWNSASSTHKIDYKARYFPTFHGKGHTSMQIVSSGPDSEWQQIKNGYIKMINAAKKTIYLQSPYFIPDASLLEAIKIAALSGVDVRVMIPNKPDHAFVYRATTNYAGELMETGAKIFIYDNGFIHAKTLVVDGEIASVGTANMDFRSFRLNFEVNAFIYEKQMVQQLEDAFLEDILKSYQLTPELYAKRSLWIKFKEAVSRLLSPIL encoded by the coding sequence ATGGGGCTGTTGGCTTATCTATTAGTGATTTTGCTAATATTAAATGTATTCTTTGCGGCAGTGACGGTCTTCTTGGAAAGACGCGATACATCCGCCACTTGGGCTTGGTTACTAGTCTTAACTTTTGTTCCGATATTTGGTTTCATTATTTACTTGATTTTTGGGAGAAAATTATCTGGGAAAAAGATTTTTGATTGGAAAGGGCAAGAAAAAATTGGGATTCAGGAATCTACTGCCAACCAAATAGAAATGATTCGGCAAAAAGAATTTCCGTTTAGCGATCCGAATGTGAAAAAGCATCGCGATTTAATTTATTTATTACTCGTTAATGATGGTGCTATTTTGACGCAAGACAATGAAGTAGAGCTTTTTGTGGATGGTCACGAAAAATTCGATGCTTTAATTGCGGATATCGAAAAAGCGAAAGATCACATACATCTAATTTACTATATATTTCATTCCGACGAACTTGGCAATCGTTTAATGCGCGTGCTCGAACGAAAAGCAGCAGAAGGCTTAAATGTTAAAATTATCTATGATGCAATGGGATCAAGGACGACAAAAAAATCATTTTTCCGTACCTTTGAAAAAAATGGTGGTTTAGTTAGACCGTTTTTCCCATCCAAATTACCATTGATTAATTTCCGCCTCAACTACCGAAATCACCGAAAATTAGCGATAATTGATGGAGATGTTGGTTATATTGGGGGCTTTAATATTGGCGATGAGTACCTCGGGGCATCAAAGAAATTTGGTTACTGGCGTGATACGCATTTACGCGTGCATGGAAAAGCTGTTTATGCGATGCAAACGCGCTTTATTATGGACTGGAATTCGGCATCATCGACACATAAAATTGATTACAAAGCGCGATACTTCCCTACTTTTCATGGGAAAGGTCACACGAGTATGCAAATTGTTTCGAGCGGACCAGATTCTGAATGGCAACAAATTAAAAATGGTTACATTAAAATGATTAATGCTGCCAAAAAAACAATTTATTTACAATCGCCTTATTTTATTCCTGATGCGAGCTTACTTGAAGCCATCAAAATTGCCGCGCTTTCTGGGGTTGATGTACGAGTAATGATTCCAAATAAACCGGACCATGCTTTCGTTTACCGAGCAACAACGAACTACGCCGGGGAATTAATGGAAACAGGCGCGAAAATATTTATTTACGATAATGGCTTTATTCACGCAAAAACACTCGTTGTCGATGGTGAAATTGCTTCGGTCGGAACAGCTAACATGGACTTCCGCAGTTTCCGACTTAATTTTGAAGTCAATGCCTTTATTTATGAAAAGCAAATGGTGCAGCAACTAGAAGATGCCTTTTTAGAAGATATTTTAAAATCGTATCAACTGACACCTGAATTATATGCAAAACGGTCTTTATGGATTAAATTTAAAGAAGCGGTAAGCCGACTTTTATCGCCTATATTATAG